The Nitrospira sp. genome includes a region encoding these proteins:
- a CDS encoding SUMF1/EgtB/PvdO family nonheme iron enzyme has product MRHTLRTLTGYKMWVHAVSLLAFLVMSAPLLGAAEGKRVAFVVGISKYDNLAADKQLKNAVNDAEGVSAKLTEIGFQVTKVPNLTRPAFNEKWQNILDALTRDDTFVLFFSGHGVQIDGQNYLLPRDIPYIEYGQQEQLKREAISLNELLADLSTGDRPHPKSSVVILDACRDNPLIPPGYTKSASTPKGLANVPESDGIFVMYAAANNQTALDRLSSIDKAQYSVFTRTLLPLMGRTDLSIQELGTQLKDQVWELAQSVGRKQRPTLYDGIIGRFCLPGCAAKVNKGAVGVNESFTATVHPALTSAITGKDGAPMVLIPAGSFPMGSTKDEVDLAIQTCVKDYKKDQSTCEGWYKSELPQHKVRIDAFYLDKHEVTNRLFQQFVQQTGYRTTAEQEGSARWFVESKGWEEVKGASWRKPEAGATVFESNRAEHPVVAVSWDDTEAYCRWVGQRLPTEAEFEYALRAGTTTKYWWGPGNPGSRRVENIADESAKHLLSVTMSGYTDGAVRTAPVGSYEANPLGLYDMSGNVAEWTADWYGDTYYAKSPERNPTGPSSGEKRVVRGGSWTDGPVVVRSASQGGYLPSERSDTIGFRCAQDIPN; this is encoded by the coding sequence ATGCGACATACACTGAGAACTCTCACTGGGTATAAAATGTGGGTCCACGCGGTCTCTCTACTGGCATTTCTTGTTATGTCGGCACCGTTATTGGGGGCGGCAGAAGGCAAGCGAGTCGCCTTTGTCGTAGGGATTAGCAAGTATGACAATCTTGCGGCTGACAAACAGCTCAAGAATGCAGTGAATGATGCGGAGGGTGTTTCAGCCAAGCTGACGGAGATCGGATTTCAGGTGACGAAGGTGCCAAATCTTACTCGCCCAGCCTTCAATGAGAAGTGGCAAAATATCCTCGATGCCCTCACCAGAGACGACACGTTCGTCCTGTTCTTCTCCGGACACGGCGTGCAGATAGACGGACAAAACTATCTGTTGCCACGGGATATTCCGTACATTGAGTATGGTCAGCAGGAACAACTCAAACGGGAAGCGATCAGTCTGAATGAGCTGTTGGCCGACCTGTCTACTGGCGACCGGCCCCACCCCAAGAGTTCAGTTGTTATTTTAGATGCGTGCCGGGATAACCCGCTCATCCCTCCAGGCTATACAAAGAGCGCATCGACTCCTAAGGGCCTTGCGAATGTGCCGGAATCCGATGGAATTTTTGTTATGTATGCTGCTGCAAACAACCAGACTGCGCTCGATCGCCTTTCATCTATCGATAAGGCCCAATACTCCGTGTTTACACGAACGCTACTCCCACTCATGGGGCGGACAGATCTGAGCATTCAAGAATTGGGCACCCAACTGAAGGATCAAGTTTGGGAACTTGCCCAAAGCGTAGGACGTAAGCAACGGCCAACACTCTATGATGGAATTATTGGGAGGTTTTGCCTTCCTGGCTGTGCGGCGAAGGTCAATAAAGGAGCTGTGGGAGTTAACGAAAGCTTCACAGCGACTGTTCATCCTGCCCTGACGAGCGCAATCACCGGCAAGGACGGCGCGCCGATGGTGCTCATTCCGGCTGGAAGCTTTCCGATGGGCAGCACCAAAGACGAAGTAGACCTCGCGATTCAGACCTGTGTCAAAGACTATAAGAAAGATCAGTCGACCTGTGAAGGGTGGTACAAATCGGAACTTCCTCAACACAAGGTCCGAATCGACGCGTTCTATTTGGATAAACACGAGGTGACCAACCGGCTTTTCCAACAGTTTGTTCAGCAAACCGGCTACCGAACCACGGCGGAGCAGGAAGGCAGTGCCAGGTGGTTCGTGGAGAGCAAAGGGTGGGAAGAGGTGAAAGGCGCCAGTTGGCGGAAGCCGGAGGCCGGCGCAACCGTCTTTGAATCGAACCGGGCGGAGCATCCAGTGGTGGCGGTGTCATGGGACGACACAGAGGCATACTGTCGATGGGTGGGGCAACGGCTCCCGACCGAGGCGGAGTTTGAATATGCCCTCCGCGCCGGTACCACGACGAAATATTGGTGGGGGCCTGGGAATCCGGGATCGCGGCGTGTCGAGAATATCGCCGACGAGTCGGCGAAGCATCTCCTGAGCGTGACTATGTCGGGATATACTGACGGCGCGGTTCGGACGGCCCCTGTCGGTAGCTATGAGGCCAATCCCTTGGGGCTGTATGACATGAGTGGGAATGTCGCAGAGTGGACAGCGGACTGGTATGGCGACACCTATTACGCCAAGAGCCCGGAGCGCAATCCCACAGGGCCTTCGAGTGGTGAAAAGCGCGTGGTCCGCGGTGGCTCCTGGACCGATGGACCGGTCGTCGTCCGCTCCGCAAGCCAGGGCGGGTACCTACCGTCGGAACGGAGCGACACTATTGGGTTCCGTTGTGCCCAGGACATTCCGAACTAA
- a CDS encoding DUF1353 domain-containing protein: protein MLTRRNALKWAIGVSSSLLSGVDVLSRVSYAQEPGLPATEMSMEDWMTEWMSNEKAVSGMLKISRFREPMYFLTAPISWTPNPGQERYKAVTVPKGFVTDLASIPRIFFSALRPDGEYAYAAVVHDYLYWTQTRSRDEADDILKIAMEDFKVGTVTVGAIYAAVRVAGKTAWNGNAEKKAQGEQRILTRFPQDPRITWEDWKLRPGVFGP from the coding sequence ATGCTGACACGACGTAACGCACTTAAGTGGGCTATAGGGGTGAGCAGCTCTCTTCTCAGTGGGGTAGATGTGCTTTCGCGAGTTAGCTATGCCCAGGAGCCAGGCCTGCCTGCCACTGAGATGTCCATGGAGGACTGGATGACCGAATGGATGAGTAATGAGAAGGCAGTCAGCGGAATGCTCAAGATATCCAGATTCCGGGAACCGATGTACTTTCTCACTGCCCCGATTTCGTGGACACCCAATCCTGGGCAGGAGCGCTATAAAGCGGTGACCGTCCCTAAGGGGTTCGTGACCGATTTGGCCAGCATCCCACGGATATTTTTTTCGGCTCTGCGTCCTGACGGGGAATATGCCTATGCGGCAGTGGTCCATGATTATCTCTATTGGACCCAGACACGATCACGGGACGAAGCCGACGACATTCTTAAGATAGCGATGGAAGATTTTAAGGTTGGAACGGTGACGGTCGGTGCGATCTATGCCGCAGTTCGTGTAGCTGGGAAGACGGCCTGGAATGGCAATGCTGAGAAAAAGGCGCAAGGAGAACAGCGCATTCTCACCCGATTCCCTCAGGATCCTCGGATCACATGGGAAGACTGGAAGCTGCGTCCCGGGGTGTTCGGCCCGTAA
- a CDS encoding 4a-hydroxytetrahydrobiopterin dehydratase — MSLADNKCIPCRGGVPPVPNDRAQTLLKELGRGWALNEHGHLERLYTFKDFAQALAYVNKVGAIAEAEGHHPDLYLAWGKCKVEIWTHKINGLTESDFYLAAKADREFEPFRSAAE; from the coding sequence ATGAGTCTTGCCGATAATAAATGTATCCCTTGCCGTGGCGGGGTGCCGCCGGTACCGAATGATCGGGCGCAGACATTGCTGAAAGAACTCGGTCGCGGGTGGGCGTTGAACGAACACGGCCACCTTGAGCGGCTCTACACATTCAAGGATTTTGCTCAGGCGTTGGCCTATGTAAACAAGGTTGGTGCCATTGCCGAGGCGGAAGGCCATCATCCGGATCTCTATCTCGCCTGGGGCAAGTGCAAGGTCGAAATCTGGACACACAAGATCAACGGCTTGACCGAGAGCGACTTTTATCTGGCGGCCAAGGCGGACCGAGAATTCGAGCCGTTCCGATCCGCTGCCGAGTAG
- a CDS encoding IS5 family transposase, whose protein sequence is MQQTFAEASFEQYRKSTRRERFLDEMNRVVPWAELVTVIEPVYPKADGPGRPPIGIERMLRVLCLQQWFNLSDPAVEEALYDSRAMRQFVGIDLGREPVPDETTICKFRHLLEAHQLGQQLFARIGEYLTKQGLQVNRGTIVDATIIRAPSSTKNQTKERDPEMHQTKKGNQWYFGMKAHIGVDSQTKVIHSVAATAANVHDSQVLPELLHGQETRVWGDAAYSGQRDVIRQHAPKATSFIQAKAHRHRALSKAERTKNRTKSQVRAKVEHAFLVIKRIFGWAKVRYRGLAKNTHWLQISCGLANLYMVRRRLLAGT, encoded by the coding sequence ATGCAGCAGACCTTTGCGGAAGCGAGCTTCGAGCAGTATCGCAAGTCCACCCGCCGCGAGCGGTTTCTCGACGAGATGAATCGGGTGGTGCCCTGGGCGGAATTGGTGACGGTCATCGAACCGGTGTATCCCAAGGCCGATGGACCGGGCCGACCGCCAATCGGGATTGAACGCATGCTGCGGGTGCTGTGTCTGCAACAATGGTTTAATCTGTCCGATCCAGCCGTAGAGGAAGCGCTGTACGACTCCCGCGCCATGCGGCAGTTCGTGGGGATTGATCTGGGCCGTGAGCCCGTCCCGGATGAGACGACCATCTGCAAGTTTCGGCATCTGTTGGAAGCCCACCAACTGGGGCAGCAACTCTTTGCCCGAATTGGGGAGTATTTGACGAAGCAGGGGCTGCAGGTGAACCGGGGGACGATTGTGGATGCGACCATTATCCGTGCGCCCAGTTCGACGAAGAACCAGACCAAGGAGCGGGATCCCGAGATGCATCAGACGAAGAAAGGCAACCAGTGGTACTTCGGCATGAAGGCACACATTGGCGTCGATAGCCAGACGAAAGTGATTCATTCGGTCGCGGCCACGGCGGCCAATGTGCACGACAGTCAGGTATTGCCAGAATTGTTGCATGGGCAGGAAACGCGGGTATGGGGCGACGCGGCCTATAGCGGACAACGCGACGTGATCCGGCAGCACGCGCCCAAGGCCACGAGTTTCATCCAGGCGAAAGCCCATCGCCATCGGGCGCTGAGCAAGGCGGAGCGGACCAAGAATCGGACGAAGTCGCAGGTCCGGGCGAAAGTCGAGCATGCGTTCTTGGTGATCAAGCGGATCTTCGGCTGGGCCAAAGTCCGGTATCGGGGGCTCGCGAAGAACACCCACTGGCTCCAGATCAGTTGCGGGTTGGCGAATCTGTACATGGTGCGTCGGCGACTGTTGGCGGGGACGTAG
- a CDS encoding RiPP maturation radical SAM C-methyltransferase, producing MSEGTQIALVNMPFSYAKYPSIQLGTLSALLKANGIPVDCHHLNVRFAHLIGVELHESICEKRALFGEWLFSYLLFRENPKRAEYPQIFKPVFEQAAQESGKPIGYFEEMATRIAPQFLTWALRSIDWGQYKLVGFTSTFDQNVASLTMAKLIKDLYPEVAIVFGGANFDGEMGLEHLRAFPFIDYVVIGEGEQTFLPFVRQILDGRTDHIPDGVAYRQDGQTRFTPNPALFSDFAKTGPPDYDDYYYLLAELGQTAQGLDRILLYEGSRGCWWGEKHHCTFCGLNAQSMQFRAKKPAQVLTEIAELSQRYDAVRFRLVDNIIDMGYIENLFGKLAEDHCDLDVFIETKSNLQKRQIKTLAAGGVKCMQPGLESLSLNQLRAMDKGATPMQNIVCLKWSQYYHVTVLWNILLGFPGETNEDYQRQLDLIPSLLHLQPPEATGKFWLQRFSPYFTRPHEYGVRITGPGVAYEYVYDARQVDLKEIAYDFEYELDNWLVDPHRYQALVAAIESWQRMHTSDDKPFFYYSKAPTYITIYDGRNSKQPIRRRYEGLAAMVIEICNEAAKSVEQVRTAVAGRVDAGHEQLTATLSELTAARVLYEERGKYFTLAIPENPYL from the coding sequence ATGAGCGAAGGAACACAAATCGCGCTCGTCAATATGCCGTTCAGCTATGCCAAGTATCCCTCCATCCAACTGGGCACGCTCTCCGCGCTGCTGAAAGCCAACGGCATTCCTGTCGACTGCCACCACTTAAACGTCCGGTTTGCTCACCTGATCGGCGTAGAGTTGCACGAGTCGATCTGCGAGAAGCGAGCGCTCTTTGGTGAGTGGCTGTTCTCTTACTTACTCTTTAGGGAGAATCCAAAACGAGCAGAGTATCCGCAGATCTTCAAGCCGGTCTTTGAGCAGGCCGCTCAAGAGAGCGGGAAGCCGATCGGCTATTTCGAGGAGATGGCGACACGCATCGCGCCGCAATTTTTGACGTGGGCGCTACGGTCAATCGATTGGGGGCAGTACAAGCTAGTTGGGTTTACCTCGACGTTTGATCAAAACGTCGCGAGCCTGACCATGGCGAAGTTGATCAAGGATCTCTATCCGGAGGTCGCGATTGTGTTCGGTGGCGCGAACTTCGATGGAGAAATGGGACTTGAACATTTGCGAGCCTTTCCCTTTATCGATTACGTGGTGATCGGGGAGGGTGAGCAGACCTTTCTCCCGTTTGTCCGACAGATTCTGGACGGCCGCACGGACCACATTCCTGATGGTGTGGCATATCGACAGGATGGCCAAACCCGGTTCACGCCGAATCCGGCGCTCTTTTCGGATTTCGCGAAGACCGGCCCACCTGATTACGACGATTACTACTACCTGCTTGCCGAACTCGGTCAGACGGCGCAGGGGTTGGATCGTATTCTCCTGTATGAAGGCTCACGAGGCTGTTGGTGGGGTGAGAAGCATCACTGCACGTTTTGTGGACTCAATGCGCAGAGCATGCAGTTCCGTGCGAAGAAGCCAGCGCAGGTCTTAACAGAGATCGCCGAGCTCTCCCAGCGGTACGATGCTGTCCGCTTTCGGTTGGTCGATAACATTATCGACATGGGGTACATCGAGAATCTATTCGGCAAATTGGCGGAGGATCATTGTGATCTGGATGTCTTTATTGAAACCAAGAGTAATCTGCAGAAGCGTCAGATCAAGACCTTGGCTGCGGGTGGTGTGAAGTGCATGCAACCGGGTCTGGAAAGTCTCAGTCTCAACCAACTGCGTGCGATGGACAAGGGCGCTACACCGATGCAGAATATCGTCTGCCTCAAGTGGAGCCAGTACTATCATGTGACGGTACTGTGGAATATCTTGCTGGGTTTCCCAGGCGAGACCAACGAAGATTATCAGCGCCAGCTCGACCTAATTCCGTCTCTGCTCCACCTCCAACCACCAGAGGCGACCGGCAAGTTCTGGCTGCAGCGCTTCAGCCCCTACTTCACCAGACCGCACGAGTATGGTGTCCGCATTACTGGGCCTGGGGTGGCTTACGAATATGTGTATGATGCGCGGCAGGTTGATTTGAAAGAAATCGCCTACGATTTTGAGTATGAACTCGATAATTGGCTGGTTGATCCACATCGATATCAGGCATTGGTCGCCGCGATCGAAAGTTGGCAGCGGATGCATACGTCTGACGACAAGCCGTTCTTCTACTACTCCAAGGCACCGACCTACATAACCATCTACGATGGACGCAATTCAAAGCAGCCCATTCGTCGACGATATGAAGGTTTAGCGGCGATGGTGATCGAGATCTGCAATGAGGCAGCCAAGAGTGTGGAGCAAGTCAGAACGGCAGTGGCGGGCCGAGTCGATGCAGGCCATGAACAGCTTACTGCCACCTTGAGCGAACTTACGGCAGCACGAGTCCTCTACGAAGAACGTGGCAAGTACTTCACGCTGGCAATTCCAGAAAATCCGTACCTTTGA
- a CDS encoding PAS domain-containing protein — protein sequence MNVSPLVWISFGLMSLTLSIMLAGDALVDLVPNHDRQDFEYRRDVAEALAVQYSALAEHDQVETIKLSMERLIQRNSEIRSLALILKGGEVLAQIGDHTHSWVQPSGDASSLEFLQVPIFAGDQQWGVLQVAFRKSDVSTVERFLHDPWMRFLAFVSVMGFIGYLVFMKRTLRQLDPSGIVPSRVKAALDALTQGVVMIDTRDLIVLTNDAFSQAVGKSVQALIGSNLGSLSWKPVDSAEVLSVYPWTRAVMDRQPHDNIPLLLTQSNGGGRKFIVNTVPIIDEGTTVRGALVSFHDVTELDRANSQLKEANSELEASRVQILQKNQELEVTNTNLHLEMNHRKKAEAEKEKLYQQLMNASRQAGMADVASSVLHNVGNVLNSINVSTDTLLKTLKKPMVGDVCRIAAMFNEHQDNLQSFLTADPKGKQIPSYLGLVAESLSGSHQTIQQELDSLVKKVDHIKQVIMSQQDIARAGSIREPASVEDMMEQALVMAMPEPEKYHMQVVREYSPIPAIMTDRHQVLQVLVNLITNAKNAMVEHSESTRRLTLRVGVPTGSAFARLEVIDTGGGIKAENLPKLFAQGFTTRKAGHGLGLHSSAIVAKNLGGALQAQSAGEGQGATFTLDLPLVLVEAAA from the coding sequence ATGAATGTGAGTCCCTTAGTCTGGATCAGTTTCGGTCTCATGAGTCTCACGCTCAGTATCATGCTGGCCGGCGATGCGTTGGTTGATCTTGTCCCCAACCATGATCGTCAGGACTTTGAATACCGTCGTGACGTGGCTGAGGCCTTAGCGGTTCAATACTCTGCCCTGGCGGAGCATGATCAAGTTGAGACCATCAAATTGTCGATGGAGCGCTTGATTCAACGGAATTCTGAGATCCGTTCGTTGGCGCTGATTCTTAAGGGGGGGGAGGTTCTTGCGCAGATTGGTGACCATACCCACAGTTGGGTGCAGCCCTCTGGGGATGCATCATCACTGGAGTTTCTCCAAGTCCCGATCTTTGCTGGAGATCAGCAATGGGGGGTGCTCCAAGTCGCATTCCGCAAGTCGGACGTGTCAACGGTAGAGCGCTTTCTGCATGATCCATGGATGCGCTTCCTCGCCTTCGTCAGTGTAATGGGATTTATCGGCTATCTTGTTTTCATGAAGCGCACCCTGCGTCAGCTGGATCCCTCCGGCATTGTTCCATCCCGAGTGAAGGCTGCACTGGATGCTTTGACACAGGGTGTGGTCATGATCGATACCCGAGATCTCATCGTGCTTACCAACGATGCATTCAGTCAAGCGGTTGGCAAATCGGTGCAGGCGTTGATCGGATCAAATCTTGGGTCGCTCTCCTGGAAACCTGTTGATTCAGCGGAGGTCCTTTCTGTGTATCCATGGACCCGAGCGGTCATGGACCGACAGCCTCACGATAATATTCCACTCCTGTTGACGCAGTCGAACGGGGGGGGGCGGAAGTTTATCGTGAATACCGTGCCGATTATAGACGAGGGGACAACCGTAAGAGGGGCGTTGGTCTCGTTTCACGACGTCACGGAGTTGGATCGGGCCAATTCGCAACTCAAGGAGGCAAATAGTGAATTGGAGGCGTCCCGCGTTCAGATTCTGCAAAAGAATCAGGAGCTCGAGGTAACCAACACTAATTTGCACCTCGAGATGAATCACCGCAAGAAAGCTGAAGCGGAAAAGGAAAAGCTGTACCAACAACTGATGAATGCCTCCCGACAAGCGGGTATGGCGGACGTGGCGTCGAGCGTGCTTCATAATGTCGGGAATGTGCTCAACAGCATCAACGTTTCGACGGATACCTTGCTCAAGACGCTCAAGAAGCCAATGGTGGGTGATGTCTGCCGCATTGCGGCAATGTTCAACGAGCATCAGGACAATCTGCAGTCATTTTTAACGGCTGATCCTAAGGGGAAGCAGATCCCCTCTTACCTGGGGTTGGTCGCCGAATCGCTCAGTGGAAGCCATCAGACCATCCAACAGGAACTCGACTCGCTGGTGAAAAAAGTCGATCACATCAAGCAAGTGATCATGTCGCAGCAAGATATTGCACGTGCGGGGAGTATTCGGGAGCCTGCCTCGGTCGAAGACATGATGGAACAGGCGTTGGTGATGGCGATGCCCGAGCCGGAGAAGTATCACATGCAGGTGGTGCGGGAATATAGTCCCATCCCTGCCATCATGACGGATCGGCACCAGGTGCTGCAGGTGTTGGTCAACCTCATCACCAACGCCAAGAATGCCATGGTCGAGCACTCGGAGAGCACGCGCCGCCTCACCCTGCGGGTTGGTGTGCCGACCGGCAGCGCATTCGCGCGATTGGAAGTGATCGACACCGGAGGGGGAATCAAGGCCGAAAACCTTCCTAAGCTGTTTGCACAGGGCTTCACCACGCGAAAGGCTGGTCATGGGTTGGGGTTGCATAGTTCCGCCATTGTCGCGAAGAACCTGGGCGGCGCGTTGCAGGCGCAGAGTGCCGGTGAAGGACAGGGTGCAACATTCACGTTGGACCTGCCGCTCGTCCTTGTCGAGGCTGCGGCATGA
- a CDS encoding carboxymuconolactone decarboxylase family protein encodes MDSYYHSHDLGKFAEIGKGNKALWEKFKSYYDAVFTEGALTEREKALIALAVAHAVQCPYCIAAYTQASLEKGSNMEEMTEAVHVACAIRGGASLVHGVQMRNAAEKLSM; translated from the coding sequence ATGGATTCGTATTATCACTCGCATGATTTGGGAAAGTTTGCAGAGATCGGCAAAGGCAACAAAGCTTTATGGGAGAAGTTCAAGAGCTATTACGACGCCGTATTTACTGAAGGCGCCCTAACCGAACGGGAGAAAGCCCTCATTGCCCTGGCCGTTGCCCACGCCGTGCAATGCCCCTACTGCATCGCTGCCTATACGCAGGCATCATTGGAGAAGGGATCCAACATGGAAGAGATGACCGAAGCCGTCCATGTGGCCTGCGCCATCCGCGGCGGAGCCTCACTCGTCCATGGCGTGCAGATGCGGAACGCAGCAGAGAAGTTGTCGATGTAA
- a CDS encoding polyphosphate kinase 2 family protein: MKRYRVKGGRKLSLRQCDADDTGDFKKNEQGKEKAKAETAKLITALDGLQERLYANATRSVLIVLQGMDTSGKDGTIKSVMSGVNPQGCKVVAFKAPSKDELAHDFLWRAHREVPPKGYIGIFNRSHYEDVLITRVHGWVSDKVAKRRFEQIREFEELLTESGTAVLKFFLHISKDEQKERLEARIADPEKRWKWNSGDLEERKLWDDYQRAFEDVISATSTDCAPWYIVPANRKWYRNLVVADRIVNVLEDMKLKTPPSPDGVDFLKLRIL, from the coding sequence TTGAAGCGATATCGCGTAAAGGGAGGCCGCAAACTGTCATTGAGGCAGTGCGACGCGGATGATACGGGAGACTTCAAGAAGAACGAACAAGGGAAGGAAAAAGCCAAAGCGGAGACAGCCAAACTCATCACGGCCCTGGACGGCTTACAAGAACGCTTGTATGCCAACGCCACTCGATCCGTTCTCATTGTACTACAGGGAATGGATACGAGTGGAAAGGATGGGACCATCAAGAGTGTGATGTCTGGGGTGAATCCTCAAGGCTGTAAGGTAGTGGCATTCAAGGCGCCGTCTAAGGATGAATTAGCTCACGATTTTCTCTGGCGCGCGCACCGAGAAGTCCCTCCCAAGGGCTACATCGGAATCTTTAACCGCTCCCATTACGAAGACGTCCTGATTACCCGAGTGCATGGATGGGTCTCTGATAAAGTGGCTAAGCGCCGCTTCGAGCAAATCAGGGAATTCGAGGAGCTACTGACCGAAAGCGGCACGGCAGTGCTCAAGTTTTTTCTTCATATCTCGAAGGACGAACAGAAAGAGAGGCTTGAGGCCCGCATTGCCGATCCGGAGAAACGCTGGAAATGGAATTCCGGAGACCTAGAGGAACGCAAGTTATGGGATGACTATCAGCGAGCGTTTGAGGACGTCATTTCGGCTACGAGCACCGACTGTGCCCCCTGGTATATCGTCCCAGCCAATCGGAAATGGTATCGCAACCTCGTGGTCGCGGATCGTATCGTAAATGTATTGGAGGATATGAAACTCAAGACACCCCCATCGCCGGATGGGGTGGATTTCTTGAAGCTCAGGATTCTGTAG
- a CDS encoding UDP-3-O-acyl-N-acetylglucosamine deacetylase, with the protein MRNQQTLASTVTCSGVGLHSGQSASITLRPAPPDTGIVFVNRSSDVDAYLPVSIEHKIPTELCTAIKGNGFQVQTIEHLLAALSGMDIDNAFIEVTATEVPVMDGSAAPFVRLIQSAGVVSQDRKQPFLKIMAPIETTDGSKRVRIEPSPTPRITYSIHYEHPLIKTQTYDYDCSVGTFENEIAEARTFGFLQEVQALWARGLGKGGTLDNTVVLSGDGIVNQSGLRFDDEFVRHKILDLIGDFSLLGMPFIGHIVADRSGHALHTRLVQQVLAQPDKWMLLNTDSSEVEVHSTPYSTPLQPAVALQAS; encoded by the coding sequence GTGCGGAATCAACAAACCTTAGCATCAACGGTCACTTGTTCCGGCGTAGGGCTCCACTCAGGTCAATCGGCGTCAATCACGCTGCGGCCTGCACCGCCAGACACCGGTATCGTTTTCGTTAACCGCAGCTCCGACGTTGATGCGTATCTACCTGTTTCCATCGAGCATAAAATCCCAACGGAACTATGCACCGCCATCAAAGGGAATGGATTTCAAGTCCAAACCATTGAGCATTTACTGGCGGCTCTGTCCGGCATGGATATCGATAACGCCTTCATCGAGGTGACGGCCACTGAAGTGCCGGTCATGGATGGAAGCGCTGCGCCTTTCGTCAGACTCATCCAGTCTGCCGGCGTGGTGTCGCAAGACCGAAAACAGCCGTTTCTCAAAATCATGGCGCCGATTGAAACCACTGACGGGTCGAAGAGAGTGAGAATTGAGCCCTCGCCTACCCCGCGCATCACCTATTCGATTCACTACGAGCATCCACTGATCAAGACGCAGACGTATGACTACGATTGCTCGGTTGGCACGTTCGAAAATGAGATTGCAGAGGCCCGGACATTTGGGTTCCTCCAAGAGGTTCAAGCCTTATGGGCTCGCGGACTCGGAAAAGGCGGGACACTCGACAATACCGTCGTTCTTTCCGGCGATGGCATCGTCAATCAATCTGGGCTTCGGTTTGATGACGAGTTTGTCCGGCACAAGATCCTGGATCTGATTGGTGATTTTTCCCTCTTAGGGATGCCCTTCATTGGACACATTGTCGCAGATCGGTCAGGGCATGCACTCCATACCAGGCTCGTCCAGCAAGTCCTGGCCCAGCCAGACAAATGGATGTTGCTGAACACCGATTCTTCTGAGGTGGAAGTGCATTCAACCCCGTACAGCACTCCACTCCAACCAGCCGTGGCGCTTCAGGCTTCCTAA
- a CDS encoding inositol monophosphatase, which produces MIIRLVLTRVAGILLEASLVVLQSGVPSPCKSHSHDTLLQAAVEAGQEAGALLLRYAETGFRIEYKNPINLVTDADRAAEQCVVDHLRSRFPDHQFLAEEQGRYEDGSSPYRWIIDPLDGTTNFAHSYPAYCVSIGLEYDGRCILGVVFDPSRNELFTAIEHHGAYVNDRPLHVSETKTLDSSLLVTGFAYDIRETKRNNLDHFAKFALKAQGLRRTGSAALDLCYVAAGRFDGFWEVRLNPWDMAAGSVIAREAGGRLTDFSGKDLSIYGQELVASNGRIHEAMLAVLNQAPSQT; this is translated from the coding sequence ATGATCATAAGGCTTGTTTTGACAAGAGTAGCAGGAATTTTGCTGGAGGCAAGTCTGGTCGTGTTACAATCGGGCGTGCCAAGTCCTTGCAAATCACACTCACACGACACCCTTCTCCAGGCTGCAGTCGAAGCTGGTCAAGAGGCTGGGGCCCTGTTACTGCGATATGCAGAAACCGGCTTTCGAATTGAATACAAGAACCCCATCAATCTGGTCACCGACGCGGATCGTGCCGCTGAACAGTGCGTTGTCGACCATCTAAGGAGTCGCTTTCCCGACCATCAATTCCTGGCCGAAGAGCAAGGTCGCTACGAGGACGGCTCCTCTCCCTATCGATGGATCATCGATCCACTCGATGGAACCACTAATTTTGCGCACAGCTATCCAGCCTATTGTGTTTCCATCGGTCTCGAATACGATGGGCGGTGCATCCTCGGTGTTGTCTTCGATCCTTCACGGAATGAATTGTTCACGGCCATCGAGCATCATGGGGCATACGTAAACGATCGACCTCTCCATGTATCCGAGACAAAGACACTCGACAGCAGTCTTCTAGTCACCGGCTTTGCCTATGACATCCGAGAAACAAAACGGAACAATCTCGACCATTTCGCAAAATTTGCCCTGAAGGCCCAGGGGCTCAGACGAACAGGGTCGGCTGCGTTGGACCTGTGTTATGTGGCGGCTGGACGCTTTGACGGGTTCTGGGAAGTGCGGCTCAATCCGTGGGATATGGCAGCCGGCTCAGTCATCGCACGTGAAGCTGGTGGGCGCTTGACCGACTTTAGCGGAAAAGACCTCTCCATCTATGGACAGGAACTCGTGGCCAGCAATGGGCGGATCCACGAAGCAATGCTTGCCGTCTTGAATCAAGCTCCCTCCCAAACATGA